A region from the Diadema setosum chromosome 17, eeDiaSeto1, whole genome shotgun sequence genome encodes:
- the LOC140240483 gene encoding protein GPR107-like, whose protein sequence is MAWVGIIHVLSEISVRLLTVKMTKLALFLYISFSIFPLFLCRNHTLVLKEEKRQDIEITSFGFLKGGTLTVNISELGIPKPKDPSIKLPMVGFTLDVSRSFESANYAEDHANSHCVLKPGSVGKNDSVATVYLTFNFTDPRNIKLDVNRWGRRLENLRIVPMHEGKDVCASKAKDASETSPVKLDEQTLISTRRRRAELGEESQNENIPGSKDKEEEPNDKLQNKEQKDSAKPEDTPGGNGDGESPNAPASVNGDTDAEPQNQAPAAPNPEAAFNPEAAPNPEAAPNQTPAAKTKQPIRLPVTSQAKGDIMFFNTSFVVCVTDTQEEGLYSFFFHHCATDEKAHVQPVNLSLNIVEQNLGPNYLSAGDIPLPTLYSAMSVLFFCSAIYWIYYLCQQPVVFKIHYLMFFLALLKSLSLVFHAVDYHFIAQDGSPMQAFEILFYITYLTKGALMFGTIVLIGSGWAFIKPILSDNDKTLFWVVIPLQILANVAYIITDTSEEGDSQYYMWKVMFVTVDIICCGAILYPVIWSIRHLQEAAHTDGKAAISLIKLKLFRSYYVLVVCYIYFSRIVVYLLKVTMPFQFMWLDEFFFELATYVFYVVTAYKFRPGTDNPYLQLPSDDEDDEDFEMEEVVTETGLSEGMKRLQVNGTRAVQREANHSA, encoded by the exons ATGGCCTGGGTGGGAATCATACATGTCTTGTCTGAAATTTCAGTGAGGCTCT TGACAGTCAAAATGACGAAATTGGCACTCTTTCTGTATATTTCCTTCAGTATATTCCCGTTATTTCTCTGCAGAAATCACACTCTTGTGCTGAAG GAGGAGAAGAGACAGGACATAGAAATTACCAGCTTTGGGTTCCTCAAAGGTGGGACCTTGACCGTAAACATCTCAGAACTTGGAATTCCCAAACCTAAAGATCCAAGCATCAAGCTCCCAATGGTTGGATTCACCCTCGATGTGTCTCGGAGCTTTGAAAGTGCCAACTATGCA GAGGACCATGCCAACAGCCACTGTGTCTTGAAGCCAGGAAGTGTAGGGAAGAATGATTCTGTGGCTACAGTTTATCTCACATTCAATTTCACAGATCCCCGCAATATCAA GCTGGATGTAAATAGGTGGGGTAGGAGGCTCGAGAACCTGAGGATTGTGCCGATGCATGAGGGAAAAGATGTGTGTGCATCAAAAGCCAAGGATGCAAGTGAGACCAGTCCGGTCAAACTAGATGAGCAGACCCTTATTTCCACCAGACGTAGGCGGGCAGAGCTGGGGGAAGAATCACAGAATGAAAACATTCCAGGCAGCAAAG acaaagaagaagaaccgAATGACAAACTCCAGAATAAGGAACAGAAGGATAGTGCCAAGCCCGAGGATACTCCTGGAGGTAATGGGGATGGCGAGTCACCGAATGCGCCAGCATCAGTGAACGGAGACACTGATGCGGAGCCACAGAATCAAGCTCCAGCTGCCCCCAACCCAGAAGCAGCATTCAACCCGGAAGCAGCCCCCAACCCGGAAGCAGCTCCCAATCAAACGCCTGCTGCCAAGACCAAGCAGCCGATAAGACTGCCAGTGACTTCGCAGGCAAAAGGAGACATCATGTTCTTCAACACAAGT TTTGTGGTGTGTGTGACTGATACACAGGAGGAAGGTCTGTACAGCTTCTTTTTCCATCACTGCGCCACAGACGAGAAGGCTCACGTACAGCCAGTCAACCTGTCT CTGAACATTGTTGAGCAGAACCTGGGTCCCAATTACCTGTCGGCAGGGGATATCCCTCTCCCGACCCTCTACAGCGCCATGTCTGTGCTCTTCTTCTGCTCCGCTATCTACTGGATCTACTACTTGTGCCAGCAGCCGGTGGTCTTCAAGATACACTACCTCATGTTCTTCCTGGCCCTGCTCAAGTCACTCTCGCTCGTTTTCCATGCT GTTGATTACCACTTCATTGCTCAAGATGGATCACCAATGCAGGCCTTTGAAATTCTGTTCTACATCACATATTT GACAAAAGGAGCACTGATGTTTGGTACAATTGTTCTGATTGGCTCCGGCTGGGCCTTCATCAAGCCAATCCTGTCAGACAATGACAAAACTCTCTTCTGGGTCGTCATTCCTCTTCAG ATTCTGGCCAATGTGGCGTACATTATTACCGACACATCGGAGGAGGGTGATTCGCAGTACTACATGTGGAAGGTCATGTTTGTGACGGTCGACATCATTTGCTGCGGCGCCATTCTCTATCCAGTCATCTGGTCAATACGACATCTGCAGGAGGCTGCCCACACTGACGGCAAAG CCGCAATAAGCCTTATCAAGCTAAAGCTCTTCAGGTCCTACTATGTGTTG GTCGTATGCTATATCTACTTCTCCAGAATTGTGGTGTATCTCCTCAAG GTTACCATGCCATTCCAGTTCATGTGGTTGGACGAGTTCTTCTTTGAGTTGGCAACGTATGTCTTCTATGTCGTCACAGCCTACAAGTTCCGTCCGGGCACAGACAACCCATACCTCCAACTTCCCTCAgacgatgaagatgatgaagactTTGAAATGGAGGAAGT TGTCACCGAGACAGGCCTGTCAGAGGGCATGAAGAGGTTACAGGTCAACGGAACTCGTGCCGTCCAGCGCGAAGCCAACCACAGTGCGTAG
- the LOC140240961 gene encoding microsomal glutathione S-transferase 1-like, producing the protein MSDYLMRKELTYFATYGTIVLLKMALLSPVTGLTRVKRKAFANEEDMAVRKDYKEKKLTFNDPVIERLRRCHLNDLENIVPFFGLGLLYALFSGASTSTLLWHYRIFTVSRLLHTIVYLNAIPQPSRALCFLAGFGVNVSMGIQILMNNFNL; encoded by the exons ATGTCTGACTATCTTATGAGAAAGGAACTTACATACTTCGCGACCTATGGGACCATCGTACTACTGAAGATGGCTTTATTGTCCCCCGTGACAGGGCTGACGAGAGTGAAGAGAAAG GCTTTTGCTAATGAAGAGGATATGGCAGTTCGGAAAGACTATAAGGAGAAGAAACTCACATTCAACGATCCTGTAATTGAGAGATTGAGGAG GTGTCATCTGAACGACCTTGAGAACATCGTGCCTTTCTTCGGACTGGGACTCCTCTACGCGCTCTTTTCAGGCGCCTCCACCAGCACCCTGTTGTGGCACTACAGAATCTTCACCGTGTCTCGTCTGCTACACACCATCGTCTACCTCAACGCCATTCCCCAACCGTCGAGGGCGCTCTGTTTCTTAGCAGGATTCGGCGTGAATGTATCCATGGGTATTCAGATACTGATGAACAACTTCAACCTTTAG
- the LOC140240747 gene encoding microsomal glutathione S-transferase 1-like, whose translation MSDRLGSEEFSYFVTYVTIVLLKMVFMSPITGFFRITRKVYANQEDTVGQGVKDNKTIMNDPVVERVRRCHLNDLENIVPFFGLGLLYALFSGASTSTLLWHYRIFTVSRLLHTVVYLNAIPQPSRALCFAAGLAVNISMGVQILMNNFNL comes from the exons ATGTCCGACCGACTTGGGAGCGAAGAATTTTCCTACTTTGTGACTTACGTCACAATCGTGCTACTGAAGATGGTCTTCATGTCGCCTATCACTGGATTCTTCAGAATTACACGAAAG GTCTATGCCAACCAAGAAGATACGGTAGGACAAGGTGTCAAAGACAACAAGACCATTATGAACGATCCTGTAGTGGAGAGAGTTCGGAG GTGTCATCTGAACGACCTTGAGAACATCGTGCCCTTCTTCGGACTGGGACTCCTCTACGCGCTCTTTTCAGGCGCCTCCACCAGCACCCTGTTGTGGCACTACAGAATCTTCACCGTGTCTCGTCTGCTACACACCGTCGTCTACCTCAACGCCATTCCCCAACCGTCGAGGGCGCTTTGCTTCGCTGCAGGATTAGCAGTCAATATTTCAATGGGTGTTCAGatattgatgaacaattttaaTCTATAA
- the LOC140240767 gene encoding microsomal glutathione S-transferase 1-like → MSDILASKEMSHFVTYSSIVLLKMVDMSPITSFFRLRRGVFSNPEDLPLATVKDNKVITNDSVVERVRRCHLNDLENIVPFFGLGLLYALFSGASTSTLLWHYRIFTVSRLLHTVVYLYAVPQPARFLCFLAGFGVNVSMGVQILMNNFNL, encoded by the exons ATGTCGGACATCCTCGCAAGTAAAGAGATGTCGCATTTCGTGACGTATTCAAGCATCGTCCTGTTGAAGATGGTTGATATGTCACCAATTACGTCATTCTTTCGACTCAGGAGAGGG GTGTTCAGCAATCCTGAAGACTTGCCACTGGCGACTGTGAAAGACAACAAAGTCATCACCAACGACTCGGTGGTCGAACGTGTAAGAAG GTGTCATCTGAACGACCTTGAGAACATCGTGCCCTTCTTCGGGCTGGGACTCCTCTACGCGCTCTTTTCAGGCGCCTCCACCAGCACCCTGTTGTGGCACTACAGAATATTCACCGTGTCTCGTCTGCTACACACCGTCGTCTATCTCTATGCAGTTCCCCAGCCAGCGaggtttctttgtttcttggcGGGATTCGGCGTTAATGTTTCCATGGGCGTTCAGATTTTGATGAACAACTTTAATCTTTAA